Genomic window (Gemmatimonadales bacterium):
TGCGTGACAATCACGTACTTCACTTGCGCCGGATCGAGGCCGACCTTGCGGAGCCCGCCCGCCACCATCGACTCGGCCGACCCGGTGTGCATTGCGTTGATCAGGATGATCCCCGCCGACGTCTGCACCGCCCACGCGCCGAGGCGGTCGGTTCCGACGTAATACAGGTTGTCGAAGACGCGGGTCGGCGGAAGGTGGGATTCCTTCCCACCGGCACGATACGGATCCCCCTCGCCGAGTTCGTTGCATTGCACCTCCTCCGTGGTCAGGAAGGCACTTCCAGCGAGTTCGCGCGCCCGGGCGAGGTGCTGTCGCGCTTCATCCGTTGGACTTTGCGCATCAAGACGCGCCGGCGAACAGACGATCAGCGAGCAGGTGGTGGCAGCGATCAGGAATCGAATCGGGTGGTGACGCATCGGCATCAGGCTCCGTGTATTTGCGTGGGACGATGCGATGCTCGTCGCGTTATCTTCGTTCCATTCCGAGCAGCACGCCATCCGCTGTTGCTACACTACGCACAGCCCCACCCGAAGGACGACGATGATCCCGGCGCGCGACGCTTTGAAACGATTGCAGGACGGTAACCACCGCTTCGTCGAACATGTGCGCAGTTCCGACGCATACCTGAGCCAGACTCGCCGCGCCGACCTCGCGGCGAAGCAGCCGCCGTTCGCGATCATCCTCGGATGCTCCGATGCGAGGGTGCCAGCGGAGATCGTCTTCGATCAGGGGCTTGGCGACCTGTTCGTCATCCGCGTCGCGGGGAACATCGTCGCGCCGTCGCAGATCGCCAGTGTCGAATTCGCCGCCGCCCGCTTCGGGACCCGGCTCGTGATCGTGATGGGTCACACCGATTGCGGCGCGATCCGCGCGACGATCGAGGAATTGCGGGACCCCTCGCCGGCCGGCTCCCACGCGCTCGATGCGATCGTCAAT
Coding sequences:
- a CDS encoding carbonic anhydrase encodes the protein MIPARDALKRLQDGNHRFVEHVRSSDAYLSQTRRADLAAKQPPFAIILGCSDARVPAEIVFDQGLGDLFVIRVAGNIVAPSQIASVEFAAARFGTRLVIVMGHTDCGAIRATIEELRDPSPAGSHALDAIVNRVRPSVEELLSTDLVNDLPALAARAVRANIRASVSHLRHGSQTIEQLVRDDGLWIVGAEYSVETGIVDIFDADIPAH